The Mus caroli unplaced genomic scaffold, CAROLI_EIJ_v1.1 scaffold_6407_1, whole genome shotgun sequence genome window below encodes:
- the LOC110288664 gene encoding vomeronasal type-1 receptor 4-like, translating into MHLPLPREHKKMLLYQLCYSDPCLALLILSLKCIFILHTRKEEMIWKLIKKILFLFMTMLGILGNMSVSVNYMFCWWGSPEKKSVSSQKKRKEGLQKTIVAFGLRNFLNNLGCKIIVYLERVSHGLSLCTSSLLTVVQAIIISPRPSGWRRLRPKSVWNILPFFLFFWIFNALISMNLINSITSTRLNISQLKSDDNYCYFMLPSQKIKWIVLPLMVLRDAVFQGAMGGASGYMVFLLHKHHQHVLYLQNSKLLYRTPPELRAAQSVLLLMLCFVFFYWTDCAFSLILSLSSRDNTLTVNPRELLTLGYATFSPLVLIHRDGLLVERWHVQSKKLRNCLSFICSTRKKKLSVLQYCG; encoded by the coding sequence ATGCATCTACCACTGCCTCGTGAACACAAGAAAATGCTCTTGTACCAACTGTGCTACTCAGACCCATGTCTAGCATTACTgatactttctttaaaatgtattttcatccTGCatacaaggaaggaagaaatgatttggaagttaattaagaaaatactttttctctTCATGACCATGCTTGGCATTCTGGggaacatgtctgtttctgtaaatTATATGTTCTGTTGGTGGGGAAGCCCTGAGAAGAAATCCGTTtcttctcagaagaaaagaaaagaaggattgCAAAAGACTATTGTAGCTTTTGGTTTGAGAAACTTCCTAAATAACTTAGGCTGTAAGATCATTGTTTACCTGGAGAGGGTGTCCCATGGCCTCTCCCTCTGCACCAGCAGTCTCCTCACTGTGGTCCAGGCCATCATCATCAGCCCCAGACCATCTGGGTGGAGGAGGCTCAGGCCAAAGTCTGTATGGAacatccttccattcttcctaTTCTTTTGGATATTCAATGCATTAATAAGTATGAACCTAATCAATTCCATCACAAGTACAAGACTGAATATATCACAGCTTAAGAGTGATGACaactattgttattttatgttaccaagtcagaaaataaaatggattgtTCTCCCTCTCATGGTCCTGAGAGATGCAGTGTTTCAGGGTGCCATGGGAGGGGCCAGTGGCTACATGGTATTTCTTCTCCACAAGCACCACCAGCATGTCCTCTACCTTCAGAACTCCAAGCTTCTCTACAGAACTCCTCCTGAGCTGAGAGCTGCCCAGAGTGTCCTCCTTCtgatgctctgttttgttttcttctactggACTGATTGTGCCTTTTCTCTAATTTTAAGTCTCTCCTCAAGGGACAACACCTTGACCGTAAATCCTAGAGAACTTCTGACCCTGGGTTATGCAACGTTTAGTCCCCTGGTGCTGATTCACAGGGATGGGCTTCTGGTTGAACGTTGGCATGTTCAGTCAAAGAAACTGAGAAATTGTCTCTCATTTATATGTtcaacaaggaagaagaaactctCAGTTCTGCAATACTGTGGGTAA